The nucleotide window GAGAGGAGTGAACGGTGGTAGTTGAGGTGGGCCCCTCTGAAGAGCATAGCCAAGctgccacctctctctctccacactgtTAGCAGCACCATCCTGCAAGGCTGAAAGGCTCCTCCAACCTGAGACTGAGCCCGGGACTTTACCACATTTAATGGATAGAACATAATGCCAAGAGCTGCCCCCAACACCCCGCCACAAACAAAATCATTCACCAAGTGACCTGCCCGGCTCGTGGCTTCTGGGAGCTGCTCTTTAATAGGCCCCCGCAGACCGAAGAAGAGCACATTGCTGGGGCCATTGCGGAGGAGTATGGGCACGAGGCCACGGTAGCACTCTCTGACACCATACTCAGTCAGAAGTGTCCGGAAGGTGTGGGCTGTGTTGTTGAAACGGCCATGGTGCCGATGGTCTTGTAGGAGAGTCTGCACACGCTCAAATGGTGTCAGGATGGCTTCTGCAGTTCCTGCCAATGCTGCAGCAAAGCTTCGTGTGACCACCTCCGGCACGCCGTTATTGACGCGGTCCAATAAGACTCTAGAGAAGTCCTCGTACAGGCCAAACATGATGGCCACCGTGGTGCTCTTCTGAAGCAGCGGGGGCAACAAGCCCCGGTAAAGATTCCTCAGCCCATCCCTCTGGAGCTGCTGCACGGCT belongs to Lates calcarifer isolate ASB-BC8 linkage group LG8, TLL_Latcal_v3, whole genome shotgun sequence and includes:
- the slc25a51b gene encoding solute carrier family 25 member 51b → MAVSTMDSESARTPQPQAALTKGSHSLLPAGALSARLGTQGKHYVCGSIAAFTNIVVTFPIQKVLFRQQLHGVLATEAVQQLQRDGLRNLYRGLLPPLLQKSTTVAIMFGLYEDFSRVLLDRVNNGVPEVVTRSFAAALAGTAEAILTPFERVQTLLQDHRHHGRFNNTAHTFRTLLTEYGVRECYRGLVPILLRNGPSNVLFFGLRGPIKEQLPEATSRAGHLVNDFVCGGVLGAALGIMFYPLNVVKSRAQSQVGGAFQPCRMVLLTVWRERGGSLAMLFRGAHLNYHRSLLSWGIINATYELLLKLI